One window from the genome of Mesorhizobium loti encodes:
- a CDS encoding transcriptional regulator: protein MPATTLPSLKPRQTNSDLEHVYEELKRSIMMAEFSPGQKLKLEELANAFGTSHMPVREALNRLVMARALESAPRRSMFIPDASVERLRNLLTLRTDLEGKAVGMTVAQRLPNLADILAQINARMDVEAARGALGTRTYLQLNHRFHFALYERCGNPELVNLIELLWMRYGPLLSLLKTTPISFSGHRHHAEIIDAVREGDKDSAIKSLVADLEEAGNAIASADAFRPST, encoded by the coding sequence ATGCCTGCCACCACTTTACCATCGCTGAAGCCGCGCCAGACCAATTCGGACCTCGAGCACGTCTACGAGGAGCTGAAGCGGTCGATAATGATGGCGGAGTTTTCACCGGGCCAGAAGCTAAAATTGGAGGAACTTGCGAACGCTTTTGGGACGAGCCACATGCCGGTTCGTGAAGCGCTCAACCGCCTTGTAATGGCACGCGCGCTCGAGTCAGCGCCGCGCCGTTCAATGTTCATCCCGGACGCCAGTGTCGAGCGACTTCGGAACCTTTTGACGTTGCGCACGGATCTTGAGGGCAAGGCCGTTGGGATGACAGTCGCACAGAGACTTCCGAACCTCGCGGACATTTTGGCGCAAATCAACGCCAGAATGGATGTGGAAGCAGCCCGCGGCGCTCTGGGGACAAGGACCTATCTTCAGCTCAATCACCGATTCCATTTTGCCCTTTACGAGCGTTGCGGCAACCCGGAGCTCGTAAACCTCATTGAACTTTTGTGGATGCGCTACGGTCCGCTGCTCAGCCTGCTAAAGACCACACCAATATCTTTCTCAGGGCATCGGCACCATGCTGAGATAATTGATGCGGTTCGGGAGGGTGACAAAGACTCCGCCATCAAGAGCCTGGTCGCGGACTTGGAGGAAGCCGGCAACGCAATCGCCAGTGCGGACGCATTCAGGCCATCCACATAG
- a CDS encoding short chain dehydrogenase, whose amino-acid sequence MTALKDKRAIITAGASGIGRVVTKKMIAAGAKVAVCDVDEDAVNSFAAENPDSTAVVCDVADPTKVPEAIETMLKGLGGGTDILFNNAGIAGPTAAIEDISPEEWGRTLDVNLTAQYLFIRGVMAGMKAQRSGVILNMSSAAGRLGMPMRTPYAAAKWAVIGLTQSLAMEVGKFGIRVNAILPGSVRGPRMERVMAARAKLTGRPLAEIEAEEVATMSLGRMIEPEEIADLAIFVSSDAGRSISGQSLGVCGNTEILR is encoded by the coding sequence ATGACTGCCCTTAAAGACAAGCGCGCGATCATAACAGCCGGCGCGAGTGGAATCGGTCGCGTAGTTACCAAGAAAATGATTGCAGCCGGCGCCAAGGTCGCCGTCTGCGACGTCGACGAAGATGCCGTCAACTCCTTCGCCGCCGAAAACCCTGACTCGACCGCGGTTGTATGCGATGTGGCCGATCCGACGAAGGTTCCAGAAGCAATCGAGACGATGTTGAAAGGCCTCGGCGGGGGTACTGACATCCTTTTCAACAACGCTGGAATCGCGGGACCGACGGCTGCTATCGAGGATATCTCTCCAGAAGAATGGGGCAGGACCCTCGATGTAAATCTTACGGCCCAGTACCTGTTCATTCGAGGCGTTATGGCTGGGATGAAGGCTCAGCGTTCAGGGGTCATACTGAACATGTCTTCGGCAGCTGGTCGTCTCGGCATGCCGATGCGCACGCCATACGCAGCGGCAAAATGGGCCGTGATCGGATTGACGCAATCCCTGGCGATGGAAGTCGGCAAGTTCGGAATACGGGTCAACGCCATTCTTCCAGGGTCTGTCCGCGGGCCACGGATGGAGCGCGTAATGGCGGCCAGAGCCAAGTTGACCGGACGGCCACTCGCGGAAATCGAGGCTGAAGAAGTGGCAACGATGTCTTTGGGACGAATGATCGAGCCAGAGGAAATCGCTGACCTAGCGATCTTCGTCTCGTCTGATGCCGGTCGATCGATCTCCGGGCAATCGCTGGGGGTGTGCGGCAACACCGAAATACTCAGATAG
- a CDS encoding N-methylhydantoinase — MMANPIDPITFEVLRNTFEHVCRRMTVILQKSSFSPILSENLDFSNAIYDPTLRLVGQTANCPVHLAAMHFSVQAVARKFGIETLRPGDVVILNDPYDGGTHINDVTLTMPVFYENELIGFAVSRGHWMDLGGGGPGGQGFGTHVAGEGLRLPPLKLYRDYKVDQDLLEILLRNTRTPHYVKGDLQAHMGALLAAEDELRATARKYGRATLIQGMGDMIGYTERIVRAEIEKIPDGVYEGADYADSDGITDQKVWVRVKLTVSGSNLHVDFAGSDPQVAGAINSPFANTTAAVYTALQFFLAPDAPPNAGMFAPISLSLPDDCWLNARWPAPVVGCTTVTSGKVQSAIWQAVAKAIPSLAIAPTCADANWFVAAVRGPGNRIDVFSDIPAGGWGGTPYNDGLNVTLDPLGNCTNMPAEAAELLYPVRVEAFDLRQDSGGPGENRGGLGARFKFRFLNGGELSIETSRTIEGSPGVNGGGISPVQLLVQEYQDGRREIIGGPRPDGTWRSPLLSSHKFGPGEAFEFLSTGGGGWGVAQSRDPERVRQDVIDGYVSLQAARRDYGVALDPNTFELLHDQTSKLRNLA, encoded by the coding sequence ATGATGGCTAATCCAATCGATCCTATCACGTTTGAAGTTCTGCGTAACACGTTTGAACACGTCTGCCGCCGGATGACGGTTATCCTCCAAAAGTCCTCCTTCTCGCCGATCCTGTCTGAGAACCTGGACTTCTCCAACGCTATCTACGATCCGACGTTGCGCTTGGTTGGACAGACGGCCAACTGCCCGGTGCACCTCGCCGCGATGCATTTCAGCGTCCAGGCGGTGGCCAGGAAGTTCGGCATCGAGACTTTGCGTCCTGGGGACGTGGTGATCCTCAACGACCCGTACGACGGCGGTACGCACATCAACGACGTGACGCTGACGATGCCTGTCTTCTACGAAAATGAGCTGATCGGCTTCGCGGTAAGTCGTGGCCACTGGATGGATCTTGGCGGAGGTGGCCCGGGCGGGCAGGGCTTTGGTACGCATGTCGCAGGCGAAGGTCTTCGACTGCCTCCTTTGAAATTGTATCGCGACTACAAAGTCGATCAGGATCTGCTCGAAATCCTCCTTCGGAACACGCGAACGCCTCATTACGTCAAAGGCGACCTTCAGGCTCACATGGGCGCGCTACTTGCCGCTGAGGACGAGCTCCGCGCGACAGCTCGTAAGTACGGTCGGGCAACTCTTATCCAAGGAATGGGTGACATGATCGGTTACACCGAGCGCATCGTCCGGGCGGAGATCGAAAAAATTCCGGACGGCGTGTACGAAGGAGCCGATTACGCCGATTCCGATGGCATCACCGACCAGAAGGTTTGGGTTCGCGTCAAGCTCACGGTTTCAGGGTCCAACCTACATGTCGATTTCGCCGGCAGCGACCCACAGGTCGCGGGCGCGATCAACTCACCATTCGCGAACACAACTGCAGCGGTGTACACCGCTTTACAGTTCTTCCTCGCGCCCGATGCTCCGCCCAATGCTGGGATGTTCGCTCCGATTTCGTTGAGCCTGCCGGACGATTGTTGGCTGAATGCTCGTTGGCCTGCTCCGGTAGTCGGTTGCACGACCGTCACATCGGGCAAAGTGCAGAGCGCCATCTGGCAAGCTGTCGCCAAAGCAATCCCGAGTCTGGCGATCGCTCCAACCTGCGCAGACGCAAATTGGTTCGTCGCCGCTGTCCGTGGCCCAGGAAACCGTATCGATGTGTTCTCAGACATCCCTGCCGGCGGCTGGGGCGGCACGCCATACAACGACGGGCTAAACGTCACGCTGGATCCTCTGGGCAACTGCACAAATATGCCGGCGGAGGCAGCCGAGCTCCTCTACCCGGTGAGAGTCGAGGCATTCGACTTGCGCCAGGATTCTGGCGGTCCGGGAGAGAACCGCGGAGGGTTGGGCGCAAGGTTCAAGTTCCGGTTCCTGAACGGTGGCGAACTCTCGATCGAAACATCCCGTACCATTGAGGGTAGCCCGGGCGTCAACGGCGGCGGTATAAGCCCCGTCCAGCTTCTCGTTCAAGAATACCAAGACGGTCGCCGGGAGATTATCGGCGGACCTCGTCCCGACGGAACGTGGCGCAGCCCGCTTCTGTCCTCGCACAAATTTGGACCCGGTGAGGCCTTCGAGTTTCTGTCGACCGGAGGTGGTGGCTGGGGCGTGGCTCAATCCCGGGACCCAGAGAGAGTTCGGCAGGACGTGATCGACGGCTATGTCTCGCTCCAAGCTGCCCGTCGCGATTATGGGGTCGCGCTGGATCCCAACACGTTCGAACTCCTTCACGATCAAACCTCAAAGTTGAGAAACCTGGCATGA
- a CDS encoding resolvase/integrase has protein sequence MTRVGYARVSTTDQDLDIQVARLKAAGCEIVRSETGSGASRTGRTELETIMQFLRDGDELVVLRLDRLGRSTRDVLNLVHELEERGASLRVLEPEVTTAGSMGRMVITILGMVADMELKFIKDRQRAGIAAARADGVYKGRKKNVDDDEIRRRVAAGASKASVARDLKVSRMTVYRALDIVPQRTASLPEKPPAASISLHLIIENFNKHGRGRKPARERIEEMLEREYAMVKTGNCDYRLTVVYDRDPEGSDLDSEIQHLYSEMFNIAESHRCSIEADIHEIGGEGRSW, from the coding sequence ATGACCCGCGTCGGATATGCCCGCGTCAGCACAACGGACCAGGATCTCGATATCCAAGTCGCCAGGTTGAAGGCCGCTGGCTGTGAGATCGTTCGTTCGGAAACGGGATCGGGCGCATCACGAACCGGGCGCACTGAGCTTGAGACGATCATGCAGTTCTTGCGCGACGGCGACGAGCTTGTCGTCTTGCGTCTCGATCGGCTCGGCCGCTCCACACGCGATGTTCTGAACCTGGTGCATGAACTCGAAGAAAGAGGAGCCTCGCTGCGGGTGCTTGAGCCCGAGGTCACAACGGCCGGAAGCATGGGAAGGATGGTGATCACCATCCTCGGCATGGTCGCCGACATGGAACTGAAGTTCATCAAGGATCGCCAGCGCGCCGGGATCGCAGCGGCACGAGCCGACGGCGTCTACAAAGGCCGAAAGAAAAACGTCGATGATGACGAGATTCGACGCCGTGTTGCCGCCGGCGCCAGCAAGGCCAGCGTCGCGCGTGATCTGAAGGTCTCAAGAATGACCGTTTACCGGGCCCTCGACATTGTTCCGCAAAGGACAGCCTCACTCCCCGAAAAGCCGCCTGCCGCCAGTATCTCCTTGCACCTGATCATCGAGAACTTCAACAAACACGGTCGCGGCAGGAAGCCCGCTCGCGAACGGATCGAGGAAATGCTGGAGCGCGAATACGCCATGGTGAAAACCGGCAATTGCGACTACAGGCTGACGGTTGTCTACGACCGCGATCCGGAAGGTTCTGATCTCGATAGTGAAATCCAGCATCTTTATTCCGAAATGTTCAATATCGCCGAGAGCCACCGTTGCTCAATCGAGGCTGACATCCATGAGATCGGCGGAGAGGGGCGAAGCTGGTAG
- a CDS encoding hydantoinase, with the protein MWKVGVDVGGTFTDLFAVNTFTGEERTGKVLTTPEERSKGVLNAIANAELKPNEISLLVHGTTTATNALIERSFPDAAMITTEGFRDVLEIGRMHREHLYRPYQTKPAPLIRRRYRYAIAERTNAKGEVEEDIDAAQLKPIIASISEAGIGSVAVCLINSYANPANERKVAKILSEALPNIRVTTSADVKPVFREHTRFTLASIRATILPVMADYFERLQARLLEGGFSGNLMILKSNGGMMGVDQARLRVEELVESGPAGGVGYATEIARTAGFPNIIHTDMGGTSFDASIIEDGQGLITREYEIEFDMPVAVPMLDIRSIGAGGGSVGWVDSGGSLRVGPMSAGSVPGPACYGRGGTRPAITDANLVLGRISPDLSGKFKLDVQAARDAIETIATKLNLTIEQCAEGMIRIATEAMAQAVKLVLASRGRDPRDYCFASFGGAGPLHACAVAEALGTPTVIVPRYSGVASAYGALRLAIKHDEEVFHYAPLTAEELDRVGVKLQSLGEAAVDALVAQGAKAEDLRVSFVMRMRYAGQTFEVDVVQDRGAIDDRDVQQLASAFHEAHMREFGVRSDDFPVEIVALAVTAEAPSPAGPLESEQNSQLAPLQQKGRKVWFGDWTEALVHDVAGAQFVSGPALIEDPHTSIVIPPGWAARFDSARNCILERA; encoded by the coding sequence ATGTGGAAGGTTGGAGTTGATGTCGGAGGCACCTTTACCGATCTGTTCGCGGTTAACACTTTTACGGGAGAGGAGCGAACCGGCAAGGTTCTGACAACGCCCGAAGAGCGGTCTAAGGGCGTGCTCAACGCGATCGCCAATGCTGAGCTTAAGCCAAACGAGATTTCTCTACTCGTTCACGGAACCACGACTGCAACAAACGCACTTATCGAGCGTAGCTTCCCTGATGCCGCGATGATTACGACCGAAGGTTTCCGGGACGTCCTGGAAATCGGCCGGATGCATCGCGAGCACCTTTATCGGCCGTATCAAACGAAGCCGGCTCCACTGATCAGAAGGCGCTATCGATACGCGATAGCCGAACGAACCAATGCAAAGGGCGAGGTCGAAGAGGACATCGACGCCGCACAGCTCAAGCCGATCATCGCCTCGATCTCTGAAGCAGGCATTGGTTCGGTAGCCGTCTGTCTCATCAATTCGTACGCCAATCCGGCAAATGAGCGGAAGGTTGCGAAGATCCTATCGGAGGCGCTCCCGAATATTCGTGTGACGACTTCTGCTGACGTAAAGCCCGTCTTCCGGGAGCACACGCGTTTCACGCTAGCTTCAATCCGCGCAACCATTCTACCAGTAATGGCCGATTACTTCGAGCGGCTACAGGCTCGCCTACTTGAGGGTGGGTTCTCCGGCAACCTCATGATCCTCAAGAGCAACGGCGGGATGATGGGTGTCGACCAAGCCCGGCTGCGCGTTGAGGAGCTTGTGGAATCCGGTCCTGCTGGTGGTGTCGGGTACGCCACCGAGATAGCGCGCACGGCTGGTTTCCCGAACATTATTCACACCGACATGGGCGGAACCAGTTTCGACGCGTCCATCATCGAGGACGGCCAGGGCCTCATCACTCGGGAGTACGAGATCGAATTCGATATGCCCGTCGCGGTTCCAATGCTGGACATTCGATCGATTGGTGCCGGTGGCGGTTCTGTCGGATGGGTTGATAGTGGCGGTTCGCTCAGGGTCGGCCCCATGTCGGCAGGTTCTGTGCCAGGTCCAGCTTGCTATGGACGCGGAGGTACGAGACCTGCGATTACCGACGCCAACCTAGTCCTTGGCCGGATCAGTCCAGATCTCTCAGGAAAGTTCAAGCTGGACGTTCAAGCTGCCCGCGACGCGATTGAAACGATCGCAACCAAGCTCAATCTTACTATCGAGCAGTGTGCTGAGGGTATGATCCGGATCGCGACAGAAGCGATGGCGCAGGCCGTGAAGCTCGTGTTGGCGTCGCGTGGTCGCGATCCGCGTGACTATTGCTTTGCCAGCTTTGGTGGGGCTGGCCCCTTGCACGCTTGCGCAGTTGCGGAAGCGCTCGGCACGCCCACTGTCATTGTTCCACGGTATTCCGGCGTAGCATCCGCATACGGGGCTCTGCGTCTCGCGATCAAACACGACGAAGAGGTGTTTCACTACGCGCCGCTGACGGCAGAGGAACTCGATCGGGTTGGTGTGAAACTGCAGTCGCTTGGCGAAGCCGCCGTCGATGCGCTGGTCGCCCAGGGCGCGAAGGCCGAGGATTTAAGGGTCAGTTTCGTGATGCGGATGCGGTACGCGGGGCAGACATTCGAGGTCGACGTTGTTCAAGATCGCGGCGCAATAGACGATCGCGATGTTCAACAGCTGGCCTCGGCATTTCACGAAGCGCACATGCGCGAATTCGGCGTGAGATCTGACGATTTTCCGGTAGAGATTGTGGCCTTGGCAGTAACTGCCGAAGCGCCTTCGCCCGCCGGCCCCCTGGAATCCGAGCAGAATTCGCAACTTGCTCCTTTACAGCAGAAAGGTCGCAAGGTGTGGTTTGGCGATTGGACCGAAGCTCTCGTCCATGATGTCGCAGGTGCTCAGTTCGTGAGCGGTCCCGCTCTCATTGAGGATCCGCATACCAGCATTGTCATTCCTCCGGGTTGGGCCGCTCGGTTTGACTCAGCTCGAAACTGCATTCTGGAGAGGGCATGA